One genomic segment of Plasmodium cynomolgi strain B DNA, chromosome 14, whole genome shotgun sequence includes these proteins:
- a CDS encoding 60S ribosomal protein L24 (putative), giving the protein MSSIKTTVKTEACSFSEYRIYPGRGQKFIARDGKVYFYLSSKFASLALQKKKAAKLRWTQTWRRNNKKTKIETTQRRRYKKTIKVQKAVCGLTVEDIRNRKAYVQSIEAKNKSRMAGKEKDDKKKGKDDKKKNAAHFQQKKDFSKSKQVNMAKTKMHKMMKK; this is encoded by the exons ATGTCGTCCATTAAGACAACAGTAAAAACGGAGGCGTGCTCCTTTAGCGAGTACAGGATATACCCAGGAAGGGgtcaaaaatttattgcGAGGGACGGAAAAGTCtacttttatttatcatCCAAATTTGCCTCTCTTGCGCttcagaagaagaaagcagCCAAGTTGAGATGGACACAG ACTTGGCGACGAAATAACAAGAAGACCAAAATTGAAACAACGCAAAGGAGGAGGTACAAGAAAACCATTAAAGTGCAGAAGGCGGTCTGCGGTTTAACCGTCGAGGACATACGAAACAGAAAGGCCTACGTCCAAAGTATTGAAGCCAAG AACAAGTCTCGAATGGCCGGCAAGGAGAAGGAtgacaagaaaaagggaaaggacgacaaaaagaaaaatgcagcACACTtccaacagaaaaaagaTTTCTCAAAATCGAAACAAGTTAACATGGCGAAGaccaaaatgcacaaaatgatgaagaaatga